In Dehalococcoidia bacterium, the genomic window CCATTGGGGGTCGATGCCGGAGATGGGCTCGTCGAGGAGGAGCACGTCGGCGCCCGTGGCCAGCAGGCGAGCAATGGCCACCAGCTTCTGTTCGCCGAAGGAGAGCTCGCCTGCCAACATGCCGGCCTTGTCCACCAGGCCCACGAACGAGAGGCACTCCAGGGCCAAATCCTTGGCCCGTCGCTCGGCCCGGGCCGTGGCCAGCGGGGCGCCCAGCAGCAGGGGGAGGTGCTCGCCCGGGTGGCGGCTGTAGGCGAGCATCACGTTCTCCAGCACGGTCATGCGCAAGAACAGGCGTACGTCCTGGAAGGAGCGGACCATCCCCAGGCGGGCGATGGCATCAGGCGTCATGCCTGTGATGTCCCTACCCTTGAGCCGCACGGTGCCACCGTCGGGAGGTATGACGCCGGTGAGGAGGTTGAACAGGGTCGTCTTGCCGGCGCCGTTGGGGCCCACTAGGCCCGTGACCAGCCTCTCCCTCAGGACTAGGTCCACCCCGTCCACAGCCACGATGCCACCGAAGGCTTTGCGCAGGCCCTCCACCGTCACCACCGGCGTGCGGGTGGCGATGTCGATGCCCGTCTCCTGCTGGCCAGGCCCCGTCGGCGCAGGCGACTCGGCCGCTCCCGCCGCCGGCGGCGGGCTCTGGTGCCCCGCCGCCGCTGCTCCGGGCAGGGGGCGCCCAAACCTGGCCAGAGCCCGTCGGAAGCTGAAGTGCTCGGGTATCAGCCCCTCCGGCCGCAAGCGCATCAGGAGCACCAGGGCGACGCCGTATATCACCAGTCGTATCAGGGCCGCCTTTTCAGCGCCGATGTCCAGGTTCTTCTCCAGGATGGGCGAGGAGATGACGATGATGGCCGCCCCCACGGCCGGGCCCACGAGGCTGCCCATTCCCCCGAAGATAACCATGGTCACCAAGAGGAGGGATTGGGTGACGTTGAACTGGACGGGAGAGGCCAGGCGCAGGTAGTAGGCCCAGAGGGCGCCCATGAGCCCTGCCATGGCCGAGGCCAGGGTGAATACCTGCACCTTGTACGCGAACACGTTCTTGCCTACCGCCCTGGCAGCCAGCTCGTCTTCCCGCAGGGCTCTGAGCACGCGGCCGTAGGGCGATTCGGCTAGACGCCAGTACAGAAGCGCACAGATCCCGGCGACGCAGAGCAGGAGCCAGAAGAACTGGCTGGGCTTGGCCATGGCCTTGCCGAAGATGGAGGGCACCGGCATCCCCACCAGCCCGTAGGCGCCGCCTAGGTCGCGGGTACTGTTGGCCACCGTCACCAGCACCACTGCCGCCGCCAGAGTGAGAAGGATCAGGTGCTGGACGGTGAGGCGGAGGGCTGGCACGCTCAGAAAGGCGCCGGCTGCGCCAGCCATCAGGGTGGCCAGCACCAGGGACGGCACGAAGTCCATTCCGTTAGCGATG contains:
- a CDS encoding branched-chain amino acid ABC transporter ATP-binding protein/permease, encoding MEYRFDIANQVLIFVVLSLSLNLLIGYAGQVSLAHAAIAGIGGYTAAKLAIANGMDFVPSLVLATLMAGAAGAFLSVPALRLTVQHLILLTLAAAVVLVTVANSTRDLGGAYGLVGMPVPSIFGKAMAKPSQFFWLLLCVAGICALLYWRLAESPYGRVLRALREDELAARAVGKNVFAYKVQVFTLASAMAGLMGALWAYYLRLASPVQFNVTQSLLLVTMVIFGGMGSLVGPAVGAAIIVISSPILEKNLDIGAEKAALIRLVIYGVALVLLMRLRPEGLIPEHFSFRRALARFGRPLPGAAAAGHQSPPPAAGAAESPAPTGPGQQETGIDIATRTPVVTVEGLRKAFGGIVAVDGVDLVLRERLVTGLVGPNGAGKTTLFNLLTGVIPPDGGTVRLKGRDITGMTPDAIARLGMVRSFQDVRLFLRMTVLENVMLAYSRHPGEHLPLLLGAPLATARAERRAKDLALECLSFVGLVDKAGMLAGELSFGEQKLVAIARLLATGADVLLLDEPISGIDPQWVDRVALVIRALPAQGKTVCVVEHNLYALGQLADHCYFMESGRITAEGSLQELMADPRLIAAYFGA